The genomic window CTCTGAGGAATTCAAGATGAAGCAGATACTTTCTCCGCTCTGGAGGTTCAGGTATACCCATCCATCTTGCCAAGCTGACCACCGGTATAAGCTCTCCTCTTACCTCAGCCATTCCTTCCAAAAACTCTGGCATGTTTGGCACTCTAGTTATCTGAGGAAGTCTTAAAACTTCCCTCACCTTTGCCACGTTAACACCCAGTATCCACTGATAGAGACCTTCAGGTCTGTCTTCGTATACCCTGAAATTAACTATCTCAAGCTCGTTCGCCCCAGTCCTCAAAACCTCAGGCATCGCATAGGTGTCCATGTTTAACCCTCCTTCTTCATGTCCAACACCTCATTTTCTAATTCCCTTACCACAGCCTTCATTTCTCCAGCTATCTTATTGGAGATTTCCGCAAGCTTTCTGAACTCGGCAGCAACAACGGAAAAGCCCTTACCCATCTCTCCTACCCTTGCCGCTTCAATAACCGCATTAAGTGCGAGAAGATTGGTCTGTTTTGCAATGCGTGTGAGGTTGTCAGAAAGCTCCCTTATCTTCTCCATCTGCCCCAAGAGTCTTTCCATGGATTCTACCTTTTCCATAACTTACCTCCTCAATGTTTTTTTCAAGCTCTTCCATATATTCCTTCATTTTTCCCATAAGTTCCTCATAGATTTCCTTTACAGCCTTAAGCCTGTCCTCTATTATTTCCAATATGGTCCGAGTATCGTCTGAGGTATCCTTGAGGGACTTTATATCCTCAAGACCAACCTCTATCTTTTCCGCTATGTTCCTTATTCCATCTCTTATTTCCTTAAGGTTTCTACTTATGTCTTTTGCAGATTCCATGGATTTCTGGGCTAGCCTACGAACTTCATCCGCAACTACCGCAAAGCCTCTTCCTTGCTCTCCAGCTCTTGCCGCCTCTATTGATGCATTGAGGGCAAGGAGATTGGTCTGTTCTGATATACCCTCTATTATCCTCGTTATGTTTTCTATGTATTTGGATTTTTCCCTGAGCTCGTCTGTCAGCTTTTTCATGTTATGCATGTCCTGAGTTTCTTCTTCCAGTTTTTTGAACATATATCCTATAAGCTCAAGCCCATTTATAAGGGTTCTATAAACATCCTCAAACTCTTTGAGACTTTCCTCAAAGTTTTCCCTTATATATTTAGCTCTTTCAAGAATAGGCTTAAATATTTCCATGAGGTTTGGCGGTGGAATTTCTTCTGATTCCTCCACCTTTTCTACTTTTCTAAATATGCTAACATTCTCAGAGATTTTTACTTCCTCACCCTCTGGTCTTCTTTCAAAAAGAATCTCCCCATCAAGCTCTATCCTTACACCTTCAGAGATATTGTTGAGTGCAAGCTCATAGAGGGCTTTTATTCTTTTGAGCCTCTCCAGTTCAGCCCTCAACTCTTCTTCTTCCTTTTCTTTTTTCCAAAACATCCTCTACCCTCCTTTGATAGCAGTCCAAACCTTCTCTATCTTTTCCTTCAAGGTCTCTGGTGTAAAGGGTTTGACCACATAGTTGTTTGCTCCAGCTTGAATTGCTGCAAGCACGTTCTCCTTTTTTGCCTCTGCGGTAACCATTATTACGGGTATTCCTTTAAGTTTATCGTCCGCCCTTATCTGCTTTAAAGTCTCAAGACCATCCATCTCCGGCATATTCCAGTCAAGAAGCACAAAGTCAAAGCCTCCACTTCGTAACTTTGATAGAGCTTCTTTTCCGTTCTCTGCCTCCTCCACGTTTGTATAACCAAGCTGGTTAAGTATTGTCCTTATTATCTTTCTCATAGTGCTCATGTCGTCAACCACAAGAAACTTAGCCTCCTTCGGTGGCATGCCTTACCTCCTAAAGTCCAAGTTCTTCAAGAAGTTTATCCACATCTTCTTGAAATATCCTATCACCGGTGAGCATTTCTGTAGCCTTACCTACAATTTTCTCCTTCTGTTCAATGGAAAGAGAAGATGCCTCTATGGAAGATAGAACAATTTTCAGTATGGTTTTCTTTATATTATCCAGAACTTCTATCACTCTTTTTATCTGCTGGCTGGCAAGGTCTTGGAAGGACATCAGGGTTATCACCTGAAGGAGTAGTTCAGAGAGTTTCTTTGACCTTTCCTTTATGCTTTCAAGCCTTGACCTTATACTGCTTACTGGGTTCAGGCTCAGAAGAAAGTCCACATCCTCCTGAACCTTTTCCAACTCTTTCATAAGGTCATTTATAATTCCCATTATTTGATGGACGCTCTGCTCTGTGAATTTTATTACATCCTCCAAGCTACCGCTTGCCATAGGAATGGTGCTTGACGTTTCCTCGAGTGGCTTTACCACCTCATCCAGCTTTGCCTCAAGGCTCTTTACCTCCTCCAGTAACTCCCTAACAAGCTGTTTTACATCTTCCATAGCCATTTTTCTCTCCTTTCCTATTATACAACCTTCTTTATTCTCTCTTCCCTTGCTATTATGTCAATGATCCTAACTCCGAACCTGTCCTCTACTATGACTATTTCTCCCTTTGCTATCAGCTTCCCGTTTACCTTTATGTCCACAGGTGTTTCCACGTTTTGCTCCAGCTCCACCACAGAGCCGGGGGCAAGATGAAGTAGCTCACCGAGGGTCAATGTAGTAGAACCCACCACCACTTCAACCTGAAGAGGAATGTCCAGAAACCTTTTGAGCTTGTCTGACACCTCACTTTCTTTCTCTTCCACTTGTTCTTGCTGAGAACCCTTTGAGGCTTCTTCTTGCTCTTTCAGAGCGGATGCCCACATATCCGCAAGGTTTTCTTGCTTTTCCTCTTCCATATCAATCCTCCTTTTCCACGTGTTTGTATACTTTTATAGCCTTTTTGCCACCAAGCTGACCAAGGAAAGCCAGAAGTTTTGGTCTGTCCTGAACCCTGACTTCCAGAGATTCTCTAAGGGGTTTGTCAAGATATATAATATCTCCTTCTTTAAGTTCCAATACATCGCTAAAATTCATAGTTGTTTTTCCAAGAACTACTTCAAGCCTTAATGGTATCCTTTGAAAACTCTTAAGTATTTTCTCCTCAAAGTCCTTGTTTTTCATTTCCGGCGATCCCTTTAACACGTCCTTGTAAGGTGCTATAGCACTTTCTGGAATTGCCAATTGAACGTTTCCTTCACTACCTTCTATAACAATCGTCAGCTTTAGAAGTATGAGTTTTTCCTTTGCACGATAAACTGTCAGGAGAGCAGGATTTGTTTCTATTCCAACAGGGTTTATCTTTACATCCATGACAGTTCCCCATGCTATTTCTAATTCTTGATAACAGATATTCAAAAATCTTTGAATGAGCTTTGTTTCTATACGGGTGAAGTCCCTTCCTTCTATTTTATAGGGCTTTGCGCTACCACCAAATACGCTACTAACCACTATATATATGAGCTTAGGGTCTATTGCCAGAAGACATGTTCCTCTCAGGGGTTCAATATTAAACAAACCTATGGCACAAGGCACAGGTAGTTTTGCGGTAAACTCTCCAAACCTGACGATGCTAAGGCTTTCCTTGAATATACTTGGAATTGTAACCACAAGTGAGGCAAGCCCCCTTCTGAGCCCATTTATCCATCTTTCAAATATAAGCTCAAGACCCGGAATTCTCCCTGCGGATATATGTTCAAACAGTGAAAGGTCAAGGGGTCTTACCCTTTCCTCTTCTACCTCAGCCCTTTTCTCCTCCTCCTTGCCAAGCGTCTTAAGTAGCAGGTTAATCTCTTCTTGGCTCAGAAGTTCGTCCGCCATGTTTAGCCTTTACTCCTTAACCAGCTCTTGATTATCTTTGCAACCTTTTCTGGTTCTTCTTTCGCTGTTTTTACTATGGCTTCCACCGCTTCCACCTTTTCCGCCTTTATTCTTATCTCTTCAGCACCCTCTATAACCTCAAGGGTGGGTGCACCTGGAAGGACTGGAACTGGCACAACTTCCTTTCTTCTAAGAAGCCTTCTTAAGACAAGTAGGGCTATTATGCTTGCGGTAAGCACTAGAAAAACAAGAAGACCAAGTTTTACATACTTTTCATAGTCTGGTGTAGGTTTTTCAAAGGGTGGTTTCTGGAAGGGTATGGCTTCTACAGTTAGCACATCGCCTCGCTGGGGGTTTATTCCTGCTGATGCGGACACTATCCTTTTGACCTTTTCCAAGTCAAGGTTCTTTATGTTTGCATCTACAATAACTCCCACGCTGAGCCTTTTGACCTTTATCATCGGGTCAACGCTGTAGACCTCCTTCTTACTAACTTCGTAGTTTGTTATGGTTTCGCTCTTTTCAGTGAGAACTTGACCTGCTCCCACCACCACACCTGCACCCGGTGGAATATTTGCTTGTGCCCCAGGGACACCTGCACCACCGCCCGTGGTGGTTCTTTCCTTCTTCTTTTGTTGGCTTACCACTGCGGTCATGTCTGGGTCATAGATTTCCTCCTTCTGTTCCCTCTTGGTAAAATCAAGGTCTGCAGAAACTTTAACCTTTACAGAGCCAAAACCTATAGCCTCTTCCAAGGCTCTTTGCACTTCTCTTTCAAGCCTTCTTTCAAACTCCGCCTTCAGCTTTAACTCCTTATCGTGGACAGTGCCTTCTGTTTCCTCTAACATGGCGGTAAGATCCCTACCCTTATCGTCCACCACCACCACATTCTTTGGCTTTAGCCTTGGAACGCTAGCAGAAACAAGGTTTCTTATAGCTTTTACCTGCTCTGGTGTAAGCTCATAGCCCGGTTTTAGTTTTACAAAAACGCTTGCGGTTGGCTCTTCCTCTTCCCTGAGAAAGATAGATTTTTGTGGCATACCTATGCTTACCCTCACATCTTCAATACCAGACATTCTCAAGATTGTCCTGGCAAGCTCGCCTTCTACTGCCCTTTTGAAGTTTACCTGATTCTGAAAGTCGGAGACGCCTATACCAGTCTTGTCAAAGATTTCATAGCCTACTATCCCCTTACTGGGAATGCCTTTTGCTGCCAGCTTTAGCCTTATATCCCTAACTTGGGGTTCTGGGACTAGTATACTTTTTCCATCCTGACCGATTTTATAATTCACACCATCTTTGTCAAGCTCCGACATAACTGCAGACATGTCTTCCTGAGAAAGCCCAGAATAGAGAACCGTATAATTTGGCTTTGTGGCAAGAAGAGCTACTGCCAAGAGAACGCCGAGGGCAAGAAGAGGCACTGCCACAAGGGCAATCTTCTGGGTTGTGGATAGAGCCAGGAACCTTTCCTTAAGGTTGTTTAAGGCTTCCCTTATGTCCGCCATATTTTACACCTGCATCCTGTTAATTTCTTGGAAGGCTTCAATCAGCTTGTTCCTTATCTGAATAAGAAGGTTCAGTGCAGTCTTCGCCTTTTCAAACTCCACTACCATCTGATGAAGAGGTATCTCAGCACCTTTGAGAACTGCCTCTTTTATAGCTTCTGCCCTCTGCTGCTCTCTGTTTACCCACTGGACAAACTCACCAAGCTCTTGCAAAAAATCCCCCTTTTCCCTTTTGTTAAGGCTTAGCTTCTCTTTCAAAAACCCATCTATGATTCTTATCTCCATAGTTCAAGAACCCTCTGTGCCATCTCTCTTGTGGTCTTAAAGGCGTTGAGATTTGCCTCGTAGCTCCTCATGGCAGATATCATGTCCGCCATCTCCTTGACCAGCTCTACGTTGGGAAGTCTTACGAAACCTTCCGCATCCGCCCTTGGGTTTGTAGGGTCAAAAACAAGGCGGAAGGGTTCATTGGATTCCCTTATTTCCCTAACTCTGACGGGCACAAGCCCCTTTTGAATCTGGTCTTCCAAGGCCTCAAAAACAGGCTCTAACTTCCTAAAGGGCTCACCGGTAGTTCTATAGGATTCAAAGTTTGCCAGATTGCTGGCTATGGTGTTAAACCTTATCCTCTGAGCTTGCATTCCGCTTGCGGATACATCAAAGGTTCTAAAAAGGTCCATCATTGCCTACCCTCCTTTATTATATTGTTTAGCTTATCAAGGCTTCCAGTGGCAAACCTCATGTAGACCTCATAGGCTATCCTGTTTTGGTTCAGCTTTGCCATTTCCTCTTCCATGCTTACATCGTTTAAGTCATTACCCAAAAGCCTTTTCCTTACCTCAAAGACCTTGAAGTCCTCGGAGCTTGCGGGTTTTATATGTCGCGGTCTTGTGGTTTTTAACTTTCCCCCCTCTTCCAGACTAAAGGCTACATCTTTAGTTCTATAGTTAGGCGTGTCCGCGTTAGCGATGTTGCTAAGAATTACCTTATGCCTCTTCCAGGCGTAGTTAAGATAGGGCATTACCTTGTCCGCTCCCTTGAAAATATCCATATCATTCACCCCCAGAGAACAATTATAACCCTGCTTATAATATTATCTTTCCCTTGAGCTCTTTTTACAACCCATTGTATAGTTTCTTTGTCCCCAGTTAATTCACCAGACTTTGCCAGTTTATAGGCGGTAAGCCAGTAAAGGTCGCTTTCCTCTGCTATTTCCAAATATTTCCTGTAGTAAAACTTCGCCTTCTCGTATTGCCCTCTACTATAATAGAAGTCCCCCAACTCTAAGAGGGAAGGCTCTAAGTAAGGTAGAAGCCTTTGCGGAAGGTTCTGTTCAACAAGAGCTTCAAGGGGTTTTGTGTCTTTTCTGTATATACCTCTGATAAAAAGAGCTTCCAGCCTATCTTCGCCAGTAAGCCCTGGCAAAGAAGATTCAATCATTCTCAACCCCTCCTCTGACCCTTCAAGAAGCAGGAGCTGACCTAAAAGAA from Hydrogenobacter sp. T-8 includes these protein-coding regions:
- a CDS encoding methyl-accepting chemotaxis protein, whose translation is MEKVESMERLLGQMEKIRELSDNLTRIAKQTNLLALNAVIEAARVGEMGKGFSVVAAEFRKLAEISNKIAGEMKAVVRELENEVLDMKKEG
- a CDS encoding methyl-accepting chemotaxis protein; the protein is MFWKKEKEEEELRAELERLKRIKALYELALNNISEGVRIELDGEILFERRPEGEEVKISENVSIFRKVEKVEESEEIPPPNLMEIFKPILERAKYIRENFEESLKEFEDVYRTLINGLELIGYMFKKLEEETQDMHNMKKLTDELREKSKYIENITRIIEGISEQTNLLALNASIEAARAGEQGRGFAVVADEVRRLAQKSMESAKDISRNLKEIRDGIRNIAEKIEVGLEDIKSLKDTSDDTRTILEIIEDRLKAVKEIYEELMGKMKEYMEELEKNIEEVSYGKGRIHGKTLGADGEDKGAF
- the cheY gene encoding chemotaxis response regulator CheY; its protein translation is MPPKEAKFLVVDDMSTMRKIIRTILNQLGYTNVEEAENGKEALSKLRSGGFDFVLLDWNMPEMDGLETLKQIRADDKLKGIPVIMVTAEAKKENVLAAIQAGANNYVVKPFTPETLKEKIEKVWTAIKGG
- a CDS encoding protein phosphatase CheZ; amino-acid sequence: MAMEDVKQLVRELLEEVKSLEAKLDEVVKPLEETSSTIPMASGSLEDVIKFTEQSVHQIMGIINDLMKELEKVQEDVDFLLSLNPVSSIRSRLESIKERSKKLSELLLQVITLMSFQDLASQQIKRVIEVLDNIKKTILKIVLSSIEASSLSIEQKEKIVGKATEMLTGDRIFQEDVDKLLEELGL
- the fliN gene encoding flagellar motor switch protein FliN, which encodes MEEEKQENLADMWASALKEQEEASKGSQQEQVEEKESEVSDKLKRFLDIPLQVEVVVGSTTLTLGELLHLAPGSVVELEQNVETPVDIKVNGKLIAKGEIVIVEDRFGVRIIDIIAREERIKKVV
- the fliM gene encoding flagellar motor switch protein FliM, whose protein sequence is MADELLSQEEINLLLKTLGKEEEKRAEVEEERVRPLDLSLFEHISAGRIPGLELIFERWINGLRRGLASLVVTIPSIFKESLSIVRFGEFTAKLPVPCAIGLFNIEPLRGTCLLAIDPKLIYIVVSSVFGGSAKPYKIEGRDFTRIETKLIQRFLNICYQELEIAWGTVMDVKINPVGIETNPALLTVYRAKEKLILLKLTIVIEGSEGNVQLAIPESAIAPYKDVLKGSPEMKNKDFEEKILKSFQRIPLRLEVVLGKTTMNFSDVLELKEGDIIYLDKPLRESLEVRVQDRPKLLAFLGQLGGKKAIKVYKHVEKED
- the fliF gene encoding flagellar basal-body MS-ring/collar protein FliF, encoding MADIREALNNLKERFLALSTTQKIALVAVPLLALGVLLAVALLATKPNYTVLYSGLSQEDMSAVMSELDKDGVNYKIGQDGKSILVPEPQVRDIRLKLAAKGIPSKGIVGYEIFDKTGIGVSDFQNQVNFKRAVEGELARTILRMSGIEDVRVSIGMPQKSIFLREEEEPTASVFVKLKPGYELTPEQVKAIRNLVSASVPRLKPKNVVVVDDKGRDLTAMLEETEGTVHDKELKLKAEFERRLEREVQRALEEAIGFGSVKVKVSADLDFTKREQKEEIYDPDMTAVVSQQKKKERTTTGGGAGVPGAQANIPPGAGVVVGAGQVLTEKSETITNYEVSKKEVYSVDPMIKVKRLSVGVIVDANIKNLDLEKVKRIVSASAGINPQRGDVLTVEAIPFQKPPFEKPTPDYEKYVKLGLLVFLVLTASIIALLVLRRLLRRKEVVPVPVLPGAPTLEVIEGAEEIRIKAEKVEAVEAIVKTAKEEPEKVAKIIKSWLRSKG
- the fliE gene encoding flagellar hook-basal body complex protein FliE, whose product is MEIRIIDGFLKEKLSLNKREKGDFLQELGEFVQWVNREQQRAEAIKEAVLKGAEIPLHQMVVEFEKAKTALNLLIQIRNKLIEAFQEINRMQV
- the flgC gene encoding flagellar basal body rod protein FlgC; this translates as MMDLFRTFDVSASGMQAQRIRFNTIASNLANFESYRTTGEPFRKLEPVFEALEDQIQKGLVPVRVREIRESNEPFRLVFDPTNPRADAEGFVRLPNVELVKEMADMISAMRSYEANLNAFKTTREMAQRVLELWR
- the flgB gene encoding flagellar basal body rod protein FlgB, whose protein sequence is MDIFKGADKVMPYLNYAWKRHKVILSNIANADTPNYRTKDVAFSLEEGGKLKTTRPRHIKPASSEDFKVFEVRKRLLGNDLNDVSMEEEMAKLNQNRIAYEVYMRFATGSLDKLNNIIKEGRQ